From the genome of Luteibacter rhizovicinus DSM 16549:
CGCTCTGTTCCTCAGCGCGTGCCTCGCGTGCCGACACGGCGGCGGGTCGAGCACTCACGTACGTGCCGCTGCCCGAGCGCGAGTCAAGGTAGCCCTCGCTTTCCAACTGGTCGTAAGCCATCAGCACGACCGTGCGGGAAACGCCCAGGGCAACGGCCATCGAGCGGCTTCCGGGCAGGCGCGCGCCCACCTGGAAGCGCCCTGAATCGATATCCCGCCCGATCGACTCGGCGACCTGGACGTACATGGGATCGTCGGCTTTCCCCCGTTCCGGCATCCGGGGCTCACGCGACAGTTCGAAGTGGTCACATCGGAAAAGCTCGCGACCGGTCATTTACGACTCCCCCTTGCCCTGAACATCATCGCGTCTACGCAGGCTGAACTGACCAAGGATGCATCAAAATGAAGCGCTTTTTGTTGACCGCGCCCAGGCTGTTGGCGCTGATCGGTTGCATGGCGTGTCCGGGACTGGCGAGCGCCCATGGTATCGACGATCACAGCAGTGATCCGGCCTACGCCAGGTACTACCACCAGCAGGTCAACTGGGGCGGTTGCCCACCCTCGCTGTTCACCGATGGCAGCACCATCCAGTGCGCCTTGATCACGGTACCCGTCGACTGGGCAGACCCCCGCCAGGGCGATATCACCATCGGAATTTCCAGGCCGCTCAACCCGCAGCCGTATACCCGCCTGCTGTTGGTGAACGCCGGTGGCCCGGATAACTCCAGCGCTTCGCAGGCGGAGATGCTGGAGCAGTTGCAGCCCCAGGTCATGGTCGATCACCTGGTGGTCGGCGTCGATCTGCGTGGCATTACCGACGGTACCGGTACCCAGGTGAGCTGTGACTACGCGTCGCGCACTGGTGCCGAGAATTTCATGGACGGCGACAGCCGCAACCCGACCGCGGCCAGCTTGCGGGCGCAGCAGACCTGGTGGAACCGGTCGATGCGTACCTGCCTGCAGCAACATGCCGCCTTCCTGAAAGGTATCAGCACACCCAACCACGTTCGCGACCTGAACCTCGTGCGGGCCGTGTTGGGCTTTCGTCGTGCCGACCTGATGGGTATCTCGAGCGGGAGCAGCCTGATGGCGTATGCGGACCGCATGTTCCCCGACACCTTCGATCGCGTCGTGCTCGACAGCAACATGAACTGGGTGCACCTGGACTGGGAACGGCAATCGTTGAAGCGCATCGCGATGGACCAGCTGAACATCCAGCAGGCCTTCATCCCGTTCATCTCACGCCACGACGACCAGTTCCACATGGGTACGACGCCGCAGAACGTGTTGACGACGTTCCAGCAGATTTACCAGGCGACCTCGCAGCACCGCATGGGCAGCGTCACGCCGGACCAGGCACTGGGTGCGTTGGACGGCACGGGCATGTGGGTGTTCTGGGATCTGCTGGTCTCGCCGTCGCTGGGCGCGATGTCACAGGCACTGGATGGCGATCCGGCGCACATCGCAGCCGCCGAGCAGATGGCGGCGGCCACCTATGCCGACCTGCGCGTGCTGCCCAGTTTCAACCCGATGCAGTTCGCCCTGCAGTGCAACGACTCCGGCTCCACCGATCCGCGCAGCATCAACCAGAAGATCGCGGACGTACGTACCTATTGGGCCATCGGTGCATCCACCTTGATCGACAACTGCGAGAACTGGCCGTGGCAGCCTGTGCTCGATCGCGTGCTGGAAGCGCGCACGACGGTGCATGCCTTGATGTTGCAGGACGAATTCGACCCGTCCACGCCGTACTCGGAAGCGCTGAAGGATCGCCTGGATAGCGGTAATGCCTCGCGGATGGTGCTGGTCAACAACGCGACGACGCACGGCGTCATGTATGACGACAACGCCTGCACCCGCAGCACGGAGTTTGCTTATCTGAACGCCGGTGTCATGCCGGTCAGGGATGTGGTCTGCCAGGCCCAGCCGATGCACTCGTTCGCCATGCAGGACACCGTGACGTATGAATACGGTTACCCGGCATCGGGTGCGTGGTTGCCGCGACCGCCACCGGTCCAGCAGGTGAGCTGGTTGTTGGTTCCCTGAGCGTCAGACCGAACGGATCGCGACCACGGGGGGCACTTTGGCTGCATAGGAAGCCGGCCCCCATACCGCCAGCTGGCCAAGCACCCACAGCACGAGGGCGCCGAGCAGCGGCACGTAGAACGGCATGAGCTGAAGTGGGTAGACCTTCATCAGCTCGACATTCGCAAGTACCGCGAGAGCGATGCCGAGGATCACACCCGCGCTGACGATCACGAAGTTCTCGGCGTGGAAGTAGCGCAGGA
Proteins encoded in this window:
- a CDS encoding alpha/beta fold hydrolase; translated protein: MKRFLLTAPRLLALIGCMACPGLASAHGIDDHSSDPAYARYYHQQVNWGGCPPSLFTDGSTIQCALITVPVDWADPRQGDITIGISRPLNPQPYTRLLLVNAGGPDNSSASQAEMLEQLQPQVMVDHLVVGVDLRGITDGTGTQVSCDYASRTGAENFMDGDSRNPTAASLRAQQTWWNRSMRTCLQQHAAFLKGISTPNHVRDLNLVRAVLGFRRADLMGISSGSSLMAYADRMFPDTFDRVVLDSNMNWVHLDWERQSLKRIAMDQLNIQQAFIPFISRHDDQFHMGTTPQNVLTTFQQIYQATSQHRMGSVTPDQALGALDGTGMWVFWDLLVSPSLGAMSQALDGDPAHIAAAEQMAAATYADLRVLPSFNPMQFALQCNDSGSTDPRSINQKIADVRTYWAIGASTLIDNCENWPWQPVLDRVLEARTTVHALMLQDEFDPSTPYSEALKDRLDSGNASRMVLVNNATTHGVMYDDNACTRSTEFAYLNAGVMPVRDVVCQAQPMHSFAMQDTVTYEYGYPASGAWLPRPPPVQQVSWLLVP